GCCCTTCTTCATTCGTCTTTGTCTCTGGGCGCACAGATGTGCGCAGCGACGACACCCTAGCCTGCGGGCTCGCGGGACAGGCGCTCCACGTTTTTGACAGCGGTGGCGCTCTGACAGCTAAGAGGTATCGATAACACCGTAGCGCTCGGCGAATGGCGTCATCAAACGGGCCAGGTCATGTGCGACGTCGTGGTCTGCCTCGGGAGGCATCGAAACGTAGCTCATCGCGAGCCGCACGATCGCCCGCGCCAGTACCGCCGCGTCGTCCTCGCTGCATTTCACCCAGCTATCAACGAACGTCGATGTCAGCCGCTGCGAGCAATGCGTGAGGATCGGCCCGCTGTCGGTGGTGATGAGCTGCAACAGGTCGGGTTTGACGTCGCCGGTCAGCAGCGACTGCACCAGGGGGTCGGCGGCGGACTCGGTGAAGAAGTCGCGAAACCCGTGCACGAAGGCCGCGTGCACGTCGCCCTCATTGCCCTCGATCGCACCTTCGATCTGGTCGACGAGCCGGTCCGCCAGCCGCAGCGCGTAGGCCTGGGCGAGGCCGTGGCGGGAGCCGAACTCGTTGTAGATCGTCTGGCGGCTGATGCCGGCGGCCTTGGCCACATGCGAGAGCGTGATCGCCGACCAGTCGCGCGTGAGCAGTTCGTCGCGCATGCCGTCGAGGATCGAATCGCGCAACAACACCCTCGATGCCTCGGCGTAGGGGATGCGTTGCGCGGTCCGGCGCTGTCGCGG
The nucleotide sequence above comes from Mycolicibacterium moriokaense. Encoded proteins:
- the alkX gene encoding TetR family transcriptional regulator AlkX, with amino-acid sequence MGVSSPRQRRTAQRIPYAEASRVLLRDSILDGMRDELLTRDWSAITLSHVAKAAGISRQTIYNEFGSRHGLAQAYALRLADRLVDQIEGAIEGNEGDVHAAFVHGFRDFFTESAADPLVQSLLTGDVKPDLLQLITTDSGPILTHCSQRLTSTFVDSWVKCSEDDAAVLARAIVRLAMSYVSMPPEADHDVAHDLARLMTPFAERYGVIDTS